The proteins below are encoded in one region of Sphingobium yanoikuyae:
- a CDS encoding acyltransferase family protein, with product MTLVEKQKVNVRPDRLEQQPVSGPFRNRLKELDALRGIAAISVMLFHYTSIYPDFFPERRSIGVRFDAGGYGVFLFFGISGFVISRTLENTVGIADFTIKRVARLFPAYWAAVLITTLVVQWSGTERLQAEFETVMINLTMLQGFFFVPSVDGVYWTLTVELAFYICAALAWMARKRVRIEYLLAGWMAVGAIASVSEIAPYRVQMLLVNQYSPFFAIGVLTYRAWSAQRRYLDQLPYFAMALAILGFNGGAAFLIAGVGIQVMLWLAINGRLSAITHPILLYLGALSYPLYLIHHHAGFVLLRAIDRAQIGPFAGVIVTSATMLGLAALLHHSIEAPAERAIRTWWLRRLSPQPV from the coding sequence ATGACCCTCGTTGAAAAACAGAAGGTCAACGTGCGTCCTGATCGGCTTGAACAGCAACCGGTCAGCGGCCCGTTCAGAAACAGGCTGAAGGAACTCGACGCCCTGCGCGGGATCGCGGCGATCAGCGTGATGCTGTTCCACTACACCTCGATCTATCCCGACTTCTTTCCCGAGCGCCGCAGCATCGGCGTGAGGTTCGATGCCGGAGGCTATGGCGTCTTCCTGTTCTTCGGCATCTCCGGTTTCGTGATCAGTCGCACGCTGGAAAACACCGTGGGCATCGCCGACTTCACCATCAAGCGTGTTGCCCGGCTCTTCCCAGCCTATTGGGCGGCGGTGCTGATCACGACGCTGGTCGTGCAATGGAGCGGGACCGAACGGCTACAGGCGGAATTCGAAACGGTCATGATCAACCTAACCATGTTGCAAGGCTTCTTCTTCGTCCCGTCTGTAGATGGCGTGTACTGGACGCTGACCGTCGAGCTCGCCTTCTACATATGCGCGGCCCTCGCATGGATGGCGCGCAAGCGGGTGCGCATCGAGTACCTGCTTGCTGGTTGGATGGCAGTTGGCGCGATCGCCTCCGTCTCCGAGATAGCGCCGTATCGGGTACAGATGCTCCTGGTGAACCAATACAGCCCGTTCTTCGCCATTGGTGTGCTCACCTACAGAGCGTGGTCAGCACAACGGCGCTATCTCGACCAACTTCCCTATTTCGCGATGGCGCTGGCGATACTGGGCTTCAATGGCGGCGCCGCCTTCCTGATCGCCGGGGTCGGAATTCAGGTGATGCTCTGGCTGGCCATCAACGGCCGCCTGTCCGCGATCACTCATCCTATTCTGCTGTATCTCGGCGCTCTCAGCTACCCGCTGTATCTCATCCACCATCACGCCGGCTTCGTGCTGCTCCGGGCAATCGACCGCGCACAGATAGGCCCCTTCGCGGGGGTCATCGTCACGTCGGCAACGATGCTTGGTCTGGCAGCCCTCCTGCACCACAGCATCGAGGCACCTGCGGAGCGGGCCATCCGAACATGGTGGCTCAGGCGCCTTAGCCCCCAGCCAGTCTGA
- the dmeF gene encoding CDF family Co(II)/Ni(II) efflux transporter DmeF, which translates to MFLAASHDDNARRTLWVVVLTALMMVAEIVAGYTTGSMALLADGFHMATHAGALGVAAAAYAYAKRNAHNGDFSFGTGKVGDLAGFASALVLGIIALAIGVESVMRLFEPINVAFAEATWIAILGLLVNIASAFLLSGGHGHDHGHHHDHGHHHGHSHGGDNNLRSAYMHVLADALTSVLAIAALLAGRYLGWVWMDPIMGIVGAVVIARWSWSLMRDTAAILLDRTDRHVADEVRELVETTGDARITDLHVWKIGPEAHSAIVGVSAHPGVDATEIRRRLVPVHELQHLTVEVATVA; encoded by the coding sequence ATGTTCCTGGCCGCCAGCCATGACGACAATGCCCGCCGGACACTCTGGGTCGTGGTGCTCACCGCCCTCATGATGGTGGCAGAGATTGTCGCTGGTTACACTACTGGATCGATGGCCCTACTGGCTGACGGCTTCCATATGGCCACCCATGCCGGAGCGCTTGGTGTTGCAGCCGCGGCTTATGCCTACGCGAAACGCAATGCTCATAACGGCGACTTCAGCTTCGGCACCGGGAAAGTCGGGGATCTCGCCGGCTTCGCATCGGCCCTCGTCCTGGGCATCATCGCCCTCGCTATCGGCGTTGAGTCCGTCATGCGGCTGTTTGAGCCTATCAACGTCGCCTTCGCGGAAGCCACATGGATCGCAATCCTCGGACTGCTCGTGAACATAGCGTCGGCCTTCCTTCTATCTGGTGGTCATGGGCACGACCATGGTCATCACCATGATCACGGGCATCACCATGGTCACAGCCATGGTGGCGACAACAATCTGCGTTCTGCCTACATGCATGTTCTGGCCGATGCCCTGACATCGGTGTTGGCGATCGCCGCACTTCTGGCCGGTCGCTATCTGGGCTGGGTATGGATGGATCCCATCATGGGCATTGTCGGTGCCGTTGTGATTGCACGCTGGTCATGGTCACTGATGCGCGACACGGCCGCCATTCTCCTGGATCGCACCGATCGCCACGTGGCCGATGAAGTCCGCGAGTTGGTCGAGACGACTGGCGATGCCCGGATCACGGATCTGCACGTGTGGAAGATCGGCCCTGAAGCACACTCCGCGATCGTCGGCGTGTCTGCCCATCCGGGTGTAGATGCGACGGAAATCCGGCGGCGCCTGGTGCCCGTTCACGAGCTCCAGCACCTTACCGTCGAAGTCGCGACAGTGGCATAA
- a CDS encoding metal/formaldehyde-sensitive transcriptional repressor, translated as MAHINENRDALLGRIKRIAGQVGAVERALGGNANCTEVLHLVAAVRGAVNGLLDEIIVEHLEAHVARDGLSPEERQQGAEDLVTIIRRYSK; from the coding sequence ATGGCCCACATCAATGAAAACCGAGACGCGCTACTCGGGCGAATCAAGCGCATCGCGGGCCAGGTTGGCGCAGTAGAGCGCGCGCTTGGCGGCAATGCGAATTGCACCGAAGTCCTCCATCTGGTCGCAGCCGTTCGCGGCGCCGTGAATGGCCTTCTCGATGAGATCATCGTCGAACATCTGGAGGCCCATGTCGCACGCGACGGTCTGTCGCCCGAAGAACGCCAGCAAGGCGCAGAGGACCTCGTCACGATCATCCGGAGGTACAGCAAGTGA
- a CDS encoding GNAT family N-acetyltransferase, translating into MLFGNTVALGPIFPVDLERLFRWMDNADDARLNEPYRPLNWQHQEAFWLNADQDASRVFFAIRVQDAPHIVGFIQIHKIHAIHRSALIGIRIGEVEDRGKGLAADAMAVAIEYCWRDLNLSRLELNVFAHNEPARRLYHRLGFVEEGTSRNALFMGGNWIDVVNMALMRPDRVAPEG; encoded by the coding sequence ATGCTCTTTGGCAACACCGTGGCCCTCGGCCCCATTTTCCCTGTCGATCTCGAGCGCCTGTTCCGCTGGATGGACAATGCCGACGACGCTCGCCTGAATGAACCCTACCGACCGCTTAACTGGCAGCATCAGGAAGCATTCTGGCTAAATGCCGATCAGGACGCCTCACGCGTCTTCTTCGCTATTCGCGTGCAGGACGCTCCGCACATTGTGGGATTCATCCAAATCCACAAAATCCACGCCATCCATCGATCGGCCCTTATCGGCATCCGCATCGGTGAGGTCGAAGACCGCGGCAAAGGCTTGGCAGCAGACGCGATGGCAGTCGCCATTGAATATTGCTGGCGTGATCTCAACCTGAGCAGGCTCGAACTGAACGTCTTCGCCCATAACGAACCCGCACGGCGGCTGTACCATCGGCTGGGTTTTGTCGAAGAGGGCACCTCACGCAACGCGCTCTTCATGGGCGGGAACTGGATCGATGTGGTGAACATGGCGCTGATGCGACCAGATCGCGTCGCCCCTGAGGGTTAG
- a CDS encoding IS3 family transposase (programmed frameshift) — translation MKPKPSLKKSVTKAPAERVVKDIRRATRRHFSAEDKIRIVLDGLRGEDSIAELCRKEGIAQSLYYTWSKEFMEAGKRRLAGDTARAATTGEVQDLRREARNLKECVADLTLENRLLKKKHDRGWGRRRMRYPASEKLEIIRIVEQSHLPAKHTLDQLGIARRTFYRWYDRFVEGGPEALEDRPSAPSRVWNRIGDDIQHQIVEMALDYSELSPRELAVRFTDEKRYFVSEATVYRLLKAHDLITSPAYVVIKAADAFHTKTTRVNEMWQTDFTYFKIIGWGWMYLSTVLDDFSRYIIAWKLCTNMRAEDVTDTLDLALKASGCDSATVLHKPRLLSDNGPSYIAGELAEYIEANKMSHVRGAPMHPQTQGKIERWHQTLKNRILLENYFLPGDLEAQIKAFVELYNNQRYHESLNNVTPADAYFGRAPAIIKQRERIKRQTIEHRRLLHRKLAA, via the exons ATGAAGCCCAAACCCTCCTTGAAGAAATCGGTGACGAAGGCTCCTGCTGAGCGGGTGGTGAAGGATATCCGGCGTGCGACCCGTCGGCACTTCTCGGCTGAGGACAAGATCCGGATCGTGCTGGATGGCCTGCGCGGCGAGGACAGCATCGCCGAGCTGTGCCGCAAGGAAGGCATTGCTCAAAGCCTGTACTACACCTGGTCGAAGGAGTTCATGGAAGCGGGCAAGCGCCGTCTGGCTGGTGATACGGCACGGGCCGCAACCACCGGCGAAGTGCAGGATCTGCGTCGCGAAGCCCGGAACCTGAAGGAATGCGTGGCCGATCTGACGCTGGAAAACCGGCTGCTTA AAAAAAAGCATGATCGCGGATGGGGGCGACGACGAATGAGGTATCCCGCGTCCGAGAAGCTCGAGATCATTCGGATCGTCGAGCAGTCGCACCTGCCCGCCAAGCATACGCTGGACCAACTCGGCATTGCCCGTCGGACCTTCTATCGCTGGTATGATCGCTTCGTCGAAGGCGGGCCAGAGGCGCTGGAAGATCGACCATCGGCACCGAGCCGGGTGTGGAACCGCATCGGCGACGATATCCAGCATCAGATCGTCGAGATGGCGCTGGATTACAGCGAGTTGTCGCCGCGCGAACTGGCGGTGCGCTTCACCGACGAGAAACGGTACTTCGTGTCAGAAGCCACGGTTTACCGTCTGTTGAAGGCCCATGATCTGATCACCAGTCCCGCCTATGTCGTGATCAAGGCGGCCGATGCGTTCCACACCAAGACCACCCGGGTGAACGAGATGTGGCAAACCGACTTCACCTACTTCAAGATCATCGGGTGGGGCTGGATGTACCTGTCGACCGTGCTCGACGACTTCTCGCGCTACATCATCGCCTGGAAGCTGTGCACCAATATGCGGGCCGAGGATGTCACCGACACGCTGGACCTCGCCCTTAAGGCTTCCGGCTGCGACAGCGCCACCGTGCTGCACAAGCCTCGGCTGCTGTCGGATAATGGCCCGAGCTATATTGCCGGCGAGTTGGCCGAATACATCGAGGCCAACAAGATGAGCCATGTGCGCGGCGCTCCGATGCATCCCCAGACCCAAGGCAAGATCGAACGCTGGCATCAGACCCTCAAGAATCGCATCCTGCTGGAAAACTACTTCCTACCCGGCGACCTTGAGGCCCAGATCAAGGCCTTCGTCGAGCTCTACAACAACCAGCGTTACCACGAGAGCCTGAACAACGTAACGCCCGCCGACGCCTACTTCGGCAGGGCGCCAGCCATCATCAAACAGCGTGAAAGGATCAAGCGACAGACCATCGAACATCGGCGCTTGCTGCACCGCAAGCTCGCCGCCTAA
- a CDS encoding DUF1289 domain-containing protein, translating into MRSPCIDLCGFDASSGWCRGCGRSREEVRRWRNLRPGEARKVAADLPQRLSKLRAKGLTNDRTDD; encoded by the coding sequence GTGCGCTCGCCTTGCATTGACCTTTGTGGTTTCGACGCCTCGTCCGGCTGGTGCCGCGGTTGCGGCCGTTCTCGTGAGGAAGTGCGTCGTTGGCGCAATCTGCGCCCGGGCGAGGCGCGTAAGGTTGCTGCGGATTTACCGCAGCGCCTGTCCAAGCTGCGCGCAAAGGGCCTGACGAATGATCGCACCGACGACTGA
- a CDS encoding metal-sensing transcriptional repressor, with protein MADHQHETHPAIIKRLNRAGGHLRSIVTMIEEGRPCVEIAQQLQAVESAIVNAKKTLINDHIDHCLSHSQDSGGVSKAVEEFRAISRYL; from the coding sequence ATGGCCGATCATCAGCACGAGACGCATCCTGCGATCATAAAGCGATTGAACCGTGCTGGCGGCCACCTGCGCAGCATCGTAACAATGATCGAAGAAGGACGTCCCTGCGTCGAGATCGCCCAGCAGTTGCAAGCGGTCGAAAGTGCGATCGTCAACGCCAAGAAGACCCTGATCAACGATCATATCGATCATTGTCTCAGCCATAGCCAAGACAGCGGCGGCGTCTCCAAGGCCGTTGAAGAATTCCGGGCAATCTCACGATATCTGTAA
- a CDS encoding carboxylate--amine ligase, producing the protein MLGLDSAINLSIIRELGQKDVPVIGVGTAATSMAAASRHCSQAIIRPAGPIMSWMPDIVRRTGAMALFAVSETDLLQLASGPKYIGKCQVLTPRLEQLQRALSKSDTLSAARKLGFDVPQTWQPRAGEDFAARIAEQTFPAIAKWDNPNDILPLLEEAGLKWEKAEFVSNAGQLDRLLDRFQTIGRWPLIQSYCDGVGLGQMLYMRRDRATLRFQHVRLHEWPPEGGVSTLCYNEPLHQHQAQMKLSERLLQELEWEGPAMVEYRYDAARKRYWLMEVNGRYWGSLPLTRHCDTLFAWEAYRRSVLGQVVDAPVGRQDIIQARYMIPETKRLMRLLIRRSRVNERVAEYSRLQELRSYLADFVRPNMRYYVFDKDDTGPFYQDIRNMVGKIFKGGRHDPR; encoded by the coding sequence GTGCTCGGGCTCGATAGCGCGATCAATCTCAGCATCATCCGTGAACTCGGCCAAAAGGACGTGCCGGTCATCGGCGTCGGTACGGCCGCAACCTCAATGGCTGCAGCCTCACGACATTGCTCGCAAGCCATCATCCGTCCGGCCGGGCCAATCATGTCCTGGATGCCCGACATCGTACGTCGCACGGGCGCGATGGCACTATTTGCTGTGTCCGAAACCGATTTGCTGCAACTGGCGTCAGGACCAAAGTACATCGGCAAGTGCCAGGTTCTGACGCCCCGCTTGGAGCAATTGCAGCGGGCGCTCAGCAAGAGCGACACACTGAGCGCAGCCAGAAAGCTCGGGTTCGACGTGCCGCAGACATGGCAACCTCGAGCCGGCGAAGATTTCGCCGCGCGGATCGCTGAGCAGACCTTCCCCGCTATCGCCAAGTGGGACAACCCAAATGACATCCTCCCCCTTCTCGAAGAGGCTGGCCTCAAATGGGAGAAGGCAGAGTTCGTCAGCAATGCCGGCCAACTCGACCGCTTGCTTGATCGCTTCCAAACAATAGGCCGCTGGCCCCTGATCCAGTCCTATTGCGATGGCGTGGGGCTTGGCCAAATGCTCTACATGAGGCGTGATCGCGCGACCCTGCGCTTTCAGCATGTGCGCCTTCATGAATGGCCGCCAGAAGGCGGGGTGTCGACGCTCTGCTACAACGAGCCACTCCATCAGCATCAAGCCCAGATGAAATTGTCGGAGCGCCTGCTTCAGGAATTGGAGTGGGAGGGCCCCGCCATGGTCGAGTATCGCTATGACGCGGCACGGAAGCGCTATTGGCTCATGGAAGTAAACGGCCGCTATTGGGGCAGCCTCCCGCTCACTCGCCATTGTGACACCCTCTTCGCCTGGGAAGCCTATCGACGTTCGGTCCTGGGCCAGGTCGTTGACGCGCCGGTGGGCCGGCAAGACATAATTCAGGCACGCTATATGATTCCGGAAACCAAGCGGCTCATGCGCCTGCTCATCAGGCGCTCTCGCGTTAATGAGCGCGTCGCTGAATATAGCCGCCTGCAGGAGCTGCGATCCTACCTCGCGGACTTCGTGCGCCCGAACATGCGCTACTACGTCTTTGACAAGGACGATACCGGCCCATTCTATCAAGACATCCGCAACATGGTCGGGAAGATTTTCAAGGGGGGCCGTCATGACCCTCGTTGA